One part of the Vicia villosa cultivar HV-30 ecotype Madison, WI linkage group LG6, Vvil1.0, whole genome shotgun sequence genome encodes these proteins:
- the LOC131609442 gene encoding uncharacterized protein LOC131609442 translates to MKKKCTMATMEPTAAKPSSFWNLLKRLLLSGVFIIAIRFAYVISIAGESCNVGNFCFFSLPETLTIAITGNDPFSGESTPGGVRANSSISELYSSKEWLDSVHFYSSVFHDLISGGYLSTESNSLCVETPTGRDVFALREIGVRNAIGVSKKSVKPLVKSGSGERIPFGENYFDFVFSGEGSFARSAKPAVFAAEIARTLKPGGFAVFHFTKPKDSYSFNSFLDLFHCFKVVKLHVLEGFDSSLAYIHETVLKNECVNDDVAGKFDSDYYSNEKCYVPGYKKDLVRIAEPLIEKEPLKPWITLKRNIMNIKYLSSMVDISFKNRYLYVDVGARSYGSSIGSWFRKQYPKQNKTFHVYAIEADKTFHKEYGLKKGLTLIPYAAWVKNQTLSFEIHRNPGEHVEVKGRGMGRIQPLESRGKEFEGEVEKIQGFDFANWLKNTVTKNDFVVMKMDVEGTEFDLIPRLFETGAICLIDEIFLECHYNRWQRCCPGERSSKYEKTYDQCLDLFNSLRQSGILVHQWW, encoded by the coding sequence ATGAAAAAAAAGTGCACAATGGCTACCATGGAACCTACCGCAGCGAAGCCTAGCTCATTCTGGAACCTTCTGAAACGGTTACTCCTCTCCGGAGTTTTCATCATCGCCATCCGTTTCGCTTACGTCATCTCCATCGCCGGCGAGTCATGCAACGTCGGTAATTTCTGCTTCTTCTCCCTACCAGAGACTCTCACCATCGCTATTACCGGCAACGATCCTTTCTCCGGTGAGTCTACTCCCGGCGGAGTTCGCGCAAACTCATCGATATCAGAGCTTTATTCCAGCAAAGAGTGGCTCGACAGTGTTCATTTCTACTCGTCGGTTTTTCATGACCTAATATCCGGCGGTTACCTCTCAACGGAGTCGAATTCACTCTGCGTTGAAACGCCGACCGGACGCGATGTTTTTGCTCTGAGAGAAATCGGCGTCCGGAATGCTATCGGAGTCTCGAAGAAATCAGTGAAGCCGCTTGTGAAATCGGGAAGCGGCGAACGAATTCCGTTCGGTGAGAATTACTTTGATTTCGTTTTCTCCGGTGAAGGCTCGTTCGCGAGGTCGGCGAAGCCGGCTGTATTCGCAGCGGAGATTGCTCGGACGCTGAAACCGGGAGGATTCGCGGTAtttcatttcacaaaacctaaaGATAGTTATAGTTTCAATTCATTCCTTGATTTGTTTCATTGTTTCAAAGTAGTGAAATTGCATGTTTTAGAAGGGTTTGATTCTTCATTGGCTTATATACATGAAACTGTGTTGAAGAATGAGTGTGTTAATGATGATGTTGCTGGTAAATTCGATAGTGATTATTACTCGAATGAAAAGTGTTATGTTCCGGGGTATAAGAAAGATTTGGTTAGGATTGCTGAGCCATTGATTGAAAAGGAACCATTGAAGCCATGGATTACTTTGAAGAGGAATATAATGAATATAAAGTATCTatcttcaatggttgatattaGTTTCAAGAATAGGTATTTGTATGTTGATGTTGGAGCTAGAAGCTATGGCTCTAGCATAGGATCTTGGTTTAGGAAACAGTATCCGAAACAGAACAAGACGTTTCATGTGTATGCGATTGAAGCTGACAAGACTTTTCACAAGGAGTATGGGTTGAAGAAAGGGCTTACTTTAATTCCTTATGCGGCTTGGGTGAAGAACCAGACGTTAAGTTTCGAGATTCATCGTAATCCTGGGGAGCATGTTGAGGTTAAAGGAAGAGGGATGGGTAGGATTCAGCCTTTGGAGTCAAGAGGGAAGGAGTTTGAGGGGGAGGTGGAGAAGATACAGGGATTCGATTTTGCGAATTGGTTGAAGAACACTGTTACAAAGAATGATTTTGTtgtgatgaaaatggatgtagaGGGTACTGAATTTGATCTGATACCAAGGTTGTTTGAAACCGGGGCAATCTGTTTGATAGATGAGATTTTTCTCGAATGCCATTACAATAGATGGCAGAGATGTTGTCCTGGGGAGAGGAGTTCGAAGTATGAGAAAACATAtgatcaatgcttggatctcttcAATTCTCTTAGACAAAGTGGAATTCTTGTTCATCAATGGTGGTAA